In Panthera leo isolate Ple1 chromosome F3, P.leo_Ple1_pat1.1, whole genome shotgun sequence, one genomic interval encodes:
- the LBR gene encoding delta(14)-sterol reductase LBR gives MPSRKFADGEVVRGRWPGSSLYYEVEILSHDSGSQLYTVKYKDGTELELKESDIKPLTSFRQRKSGSASSSPSRRRGSRSRSRSRSPGRPPRSSRRSASASHQADIKEMRKEVLEVKLTPLVLKPFGNSISRYNGETERTERGGMPHRHAEEKFHVSEERSYVSAQYSLRPRREEIKETDSKEENIVTTTRSASPRTSEAPATQTKDLEFGGVPGVLLIMLGLPACLCLLLLMCEQKEPSLLNFPPPLPAWQDLWETRVFGVYVLWFLMQALFYLLPVGKVVEGMPLADGRRLKYRLNGFCALLLTSAVIGAAVFWGADLYYVYGHFLQFALAAAAFSLGLSVYLAVRAAGAPPGALAPSSSGNAIYDFFIGRELNPRIGTFDLKYFCELRPGLIGWVVVNLAMLLAEMRLQNRAAPSLAMTLVNSFQLLYVVDALWNEEALLTTMDITHDGFGFMLAFGDLAWVPFIYSFQAFYLVGHPNEVSWPMASLIIALKLCGYVIFRGANSQKNAFRKNPADPKLAHLKTIHTSTGKDLLVSGWWGFVRHPNYLGDLLMALAWSLPCGFGHALPYFYVAYFTVLLVHREARDERHCRRRYGLAWEQYCRRVPYRILPRVY, from the exons ATGCCGAGTCGGAAGTTCGCCGACGGGGAGGTGGTACGGGGTCGCTGGCCCGGGAGCTCGCTTTACTACGAAGTTGAAATTCTGAGCCATGACAGCGGCTCCCAGCTCTACACCGTGAAGTACAAGGACGGGACGGAACTCGAGCTGAAGGAGAGTGACATCAAG CCCTTGACTTCCTTCAGGCAAAGGAAGAGCGGCTCAGCCTCCAGCTCTCCCTCCAGACGCCGAGGGAGTAGGTCCAGGTCCCGCTCCCGATCCCCGGGCCGACCTCCCCGAAGCTCCCGCCGATCCGCCTCTGCGTCGCACCAGGCCGACATTAAGGAGATGAGGAAGGAAGTGTTGGAAGTGAAGTTGACCCCGCTCGTGCTG AAGCCATTTGGAAATAGCATCAGCAGATACAACGGGGAGACTGAGCGCACCGAGAGGGGTGGCATGCCTCACAGACACGCTGAG GAAAAATTCCATGTGTCAGAGGAACGTAGTTACGTATCTGCACAGTACAGCCTGCGTCCtagaagagaagagataaaagaaacGGATTCAAAGGAGGAAAACATTGTTACAACAACAAGGTCTGCATCGCCGAGAACCTCGGAAGCTCCGGCCACGCAGACCAAGGACCTGGAGTTTGGGGGAGTCCCTG GCGTGCTTCTCATCATGCTGGGACTGCCCGCCTGCCTCTGCCTGTTGCTGTTGATGTGTGAACAGAAGGAGCCCAGTCTTCTGAACTTCCCGCCTCCGTTGCCGGCCTGGCAGGATTTGTGGGAAACCAGAGTGTTTGGGGTCTACGTCCTCTGGTTTTTGATGCAGGCTCTGTTCTACCTGCTGCCAGTCGGGAAG gTGGTGGAAGGAATGCCCCTTGCTGATGGAAGAAGGCTCAAGTACAGACTCAACG ggTTCTGTGCTCTCCTCCTGACGTCCGCGGTCATAGGAGCAGCCGTCTTCTGGGGCGCGGACCTGTACTACGTGTACGGCCACTTCCTTCAGTTCGCGCTGGCCGCTGCCGCCTTCTCCCTGGGCCTGAGTGTCTACCTGGCGGTGCGGGCGGCGGGGGCACCTCCCGGTGCCCTGGCCCCCTCCAGCTCCG GAAATGCCATTTATGATTTCTTCATCGGCCGTGAATTGAATCCTCGGATCGGTACTTTTGACCTCAAATACTTTTGTGAATTGCGCCCTGGATTGATTGGATGg GTGGTGGTGAACCTGGCGATGCTTCTGGCTGAGATGAGGCTGCAGAACCGAGCTGCCCCGTCCTTAGCGATGACTCTGGTTAACAGTTTCCAGCTCTTGTATGTGGTGGACGCGCTCTGGAACGAG GAAGCACTGTTGACAACCATGGACATCACCCACGACGGGTTTGGGTTCATGCTGGCGTTCGGAGACCTAGCGTGGGTTCCCTTCATCTACAGCTTCCAAGCCTTTTATCTGGTCGGCCACCCAAATGAAGTGTCTTGGCCGATGGCCTCTCTCATCATCGCCCTGAAAC tTTGTGGATATGTGATCTTCCGAGGTGCAAATTCTCAGAAAAACGCATTCCGGAAAAATCCCGCTGACCCAAAGCTTGCAC ATTTGAAAACCATTCACACTTCGACGGGAAAAGACCTTCTGGTTTCTGGATGGTGGGGCTTTGTTCGCCACCCCAATTACTTGGGTGACCTCCTCATGGCCCTGGCGTGGTCCCTCCCCTGTG GTTTCGGTCACGCTCTGCCGTACTTCTACGTCGCCTACTTCACCGTGCTGCTGGTGCACCGGGAGGCCCGCGACGAGCGCCACTGCCGCAGGCGGTACGGCCTGGCGTGGGAGCAGTACTGCCGGCGGGTGCCCTACCGTATCCTGCCCCGCGTGTACTAG